Proteins encoded by one window of Salvia splendens isolate huo1 chromosome 5, SspV2, whole genome shotgun sequence:
- the LOC121802214 gene encoding uncharacterized protein LOC121802214 isoform X2 yields the protein MVCDDCEAEVKNQQPHLKNYNTRNKTRDCSASEHIQSDSGTRTKEKCIVAFTIDEPASQSYDLCAKMDLVELSATDSDCHAVGLRMIDEAIVLSAADESKKREQSSSHSHKEKNIEDNLFLSTLSAGDTSWKDCAKEKRSASPVSDLRKGRDTLCSNTSDRPHDECTNVGFSERGKLASETTLSVDMKGITPSLKRYYGLHRGSDVKTNPVLSRFSSDSGSLGSSKKMKPDTPSAANLNDHKRKPLFAQRVKKHKGFDSGTLSACMTAERSINPTCDGFPKDSTILPPDDCQIRAEPVMEPIWSISNNEDEILEDIMAHMSISACQKVYNEARQFIPLLHLEMLPRSHVWPLRFESSESSAGNIALYFFPSERSERFYDNLVDEMVEEDLALKAIVKNAELLVFPWTKLPLSHWRFQGKYYMWGVFREKQARAASRCLSSYNPVMRRDRVDENGVLLQHILERKAPLLH from the exons ATGGTGTGTGATGATTGTGAAGCTGAGGTGAAAAACCAACAGCCTCACCTAAAAAATTACAACACTCGTAACAAAACAAGAGACTGCTCAGCTTCAGAGCATATTCAAAGTGACTCTGGAACGAGAACGAAGGAAAAATGTATAGTGGCGTTCACGATAGATGAGCCTGCGTCTCAATCTTACGATCTGTGTGCAAAGATGGACTTGGTTGAACTGTCTGCAACTGACAGTGACTGTCATGCTGTGGGCTTGAGAATGATTGACGAGGCTATCGTTCTTTCAGCAGCAGATGAAAGCAAAAAACGTGAGCAGAGCTCTTCCCATTCGCACAAGGAGAAAAATATCGAGGATAATCTGTTTTTGAGTACGTTATCGGCTGGTGATACATCTTGGAAAGATTGTGCCAAGGAAAAGAGAAGTGCGAGTCCAGTATCCGACCTGAGAAAAGGCCGGGATACACTTTGTAGTAACACCTCGGATAGGCCTCATGATGAATGCACTAATGTTGGCTTCAGTGAGCGTGGTAAATTGGCTAGTGAAACTACATTATCGGTAGATATGAAGGGCATTACACCCTCTTTGAAGAGATATTACGGCCTGCATCGCGGGTCAGATGTCAAGACTAATCCTGTGTTGTCTCGTTTCTCGTCAGACAGTGGTTCTTTGGGAAGTTCAAAGAAGATGAAACCTGACACGCCTTCTGCAGCTAATCTCAATGACCACAAGCGTAAACCTCTGTTTGCTCAACGCGTCAAGAAACACAAAGGGTTCGACTCAGGAACTCTGTCTGCTTGCATGACTGCTGAGAGGAGCATCAATCCAACTTGTGACGGGTTTCCAAAGGATTCAACAATCTTACCACCGGATGATTGCCAAATCCGAGCCGAACCAGTCATGGAACCAATTTGGAG TATATCCAACAACGAAGACGAAATACTCGAGGATATCATGGCTCATATGTCTATATCGGCATGCCAGAAAGTATACAACGAGGCACGCCAGTTTATACCACTGCTCCACCTAGAAATGCTGCCAAGATCTCATGTCTGGCCACTACGTTTCGAGAGCTCAGAATCGAGTGCTGGAAACATCGCACTCTATTTCTTTCCATCTGAAAG AAGCGAGCGATTTTATGATAACCTTGTTGATGAAATGGTGGAAGAGGATCTTGCTCTGAAAGCCATTGTTAAGAATGCTGAGCTTTTGGTGTTTCCTTGGACGAAACTGCCATTATCACACTGGA GATTTCAGGGCAAATATTATATGTGGGGGGTCTTTAGGGAAAAGCAGGCTCGGGCAGCATCACGCTGTCTGTCTAGTTACAACCCGGTGATGCGTAGAGATCGCGTGGATGAAAATGGCGTGTTGTTGCAGCACATTTTGGAGAGGAAAGCCCCATTACTCCATTAA
- the LOC121802546 gene encoding dof zinc finger protein DOF5.3-like has product MPPSSSSSSSFNHRFLDHTKPPLLINKWRPSNDVVAAPSCPRCFSSNTKFCYYNNYSVSQPRYFCKSCRRYWTRGGSLRNVPVGGACRKSRRASRPTTPPPAALPTPEASVSAPAAENFEMFPELEGFGWPPLVEGFEEVFWSSGGGDRRRMPYEDLMSDNWDLSAYDHF; this is encoded by the coding sequence atgccaccttcatcatcgtcatcatcaaGCTTCAACCACCGTTTCCTCGATCACACCAAGCCCCCATTGCTAATCAACAAATGGCGGCCGAGCAACGACGTCGTCGCCGCTCCGAGCTGCCCGAGATGCTTCTCCTCCAACACCAAATTCTGCTACTACAACAACTACAGCGTCTCCCAGCCTCGCTACTTCTGCAAGTCCTGCCGCCGTTACTGGACCCGCGGCGGCTCCCTCCGCAACGTCCCCGTCGGCGGCGCCTGCCGCAAATCCCGCCGCGCCTCCCGCCCCACCACCCCTCCCCCCGCTGCCCTTCCAACTCCGGAGGCCTCTGTCTCTGCGCCGGCGGCCGAGAATTTTGAGATGTTTCCGGAATTGGAGGGGTTTGGATGGCCGCCGTTGGTGGAGGGATTTGAGGAGGTGTTTtggagcagcggcggcggcgatcGGAGGAGAATGCCGTACGAGGATTTGATGAGTGACAATTGGGATCTGTCGGCTTATGATCATTTTTAG
- the LOC121802214 gene encoding uncharacterized protein LOC121802214 isoform X1 encodes MVCDDCEAEVKNQQPHLKNYNTRNKTRDCSASEHIQSDSGTRTKEKCIVAFTIDEPASQSYDLCAKMDLVELSATDSDCHAVGLRMIDEAIVLSAADESKKREQSSSHSHKEKNIEDNLFLSTLSAGDTSWKDCAKEKRSASPVSDLRKGRDTLCSNTSDRPHDECTNVGFSERGKLASETTLSVDMKGITPSLKRYYGLHRGSDVKTNPVLSRFSSDSGSLGSSKKMKPDTPSAANLNDHKRKPLFAQRVKKHKGFDSGTLSACMTAERSINPTCDGFPKDSTILPPDDCQIRAEPVMEPIWRGSFSISNNEDEILEDIMAHMSISACQKVYNEARQFIPLLHLEMLPRSHVWPLRFESSESSAGNIALYFFPSERSERFYDNLVDEMVEEDLALKAIVKNAELLVFPWTKLPLSHWRFQGKYYMWGVFREKQARAASRCLSSYNPVMRRDRVDENGVLLQHILERKAPLLH; translated from the exons ATGGTGTGTGATGATTGTGAAGCTGAGGTGAAAAACCAACAGCCTCACCTAAAAAATTACAACACTCGTAACAAAACAAGAGACTGCTCAGCTTCAGAGCATATTCAAAGTGACTCTGGAACGAGAACGAAGGAAAAATGTATAGTGGCGTTCACGATAGATGAGCCTGCGTCTCAATCTTACGATCTGTGTGCAAAGATGGACTTGGTTGAACTGTCTGCAACTGACAGTGACTGTCATGCTGTGGGCTTGAGAATGATTGACGAGGCTATCGTTCTTTCAGCAGCAGATGAAAGCAAAAAACGTGAGCAGAGCTCTTCCCATTCGCACAAGGAGAAAAATATCGAGGATAATCTGTTTTTGAGTACGTTATCGGCTGGTGATACATCTTGGAAAGATTGTGCCAAGGAAAAGAGAAGTGCGAGTCCAGTATCCGACCTGAGAAAAGGCCGGGATACACTTTGTAGTAACACCTCGGATAGGCCTCATGATGAATGCACTAATGTTGGCTTCAGTGAGCGTGGTAAATTGGCTAGTGAAACTACATTATCGGTAGATATGAAGGGCATTACACCCTCTTTGAAGAGATATTACGGCCTGCATCGCGGGTCAGATGTCAAGACTAATCCTGTGTTGTCTCGTTTCTCGTCAGACAGTGGTTCTTTGGGAAGTTCAAAGAAGATGAAACCTGACACGCCTTCTGCAGCTAATCTCAATGACCACAAGCGTAAACCTCTGTTTGCTCAACGCGTCAAGAAACACAAAGGGTTCGACTCAGGAACTCTGTCTGCTTGCATGACTGCTGAGAGGAGCATCAATCCAACTTGTGACGGGTTTCCAAAGGATTCAACAATCTTACCACCGGATGATTGCCAAATCCGAGCCGAACCAGTCATGGAACCAATTTGGAG GGGAAGTTTCAGTATATCCAACAACGAAGACGAAATACTCGAGGATATCATGGCTCATATGTCTATATCGGCATGCCAGAAAGTATACAACGAGGCACGCCAGTTTATACCACTGCTCCACCTAGAAATGCTGCCAAGATCTCATGTCTGGCCACTACGTTTCGAGAGCTCAGAATCGAGTGCTGGAAACATCGCACTCTATTTCTTTCCATCTGAAAG AAGCGAGCGATTTTATGATAACCTTGTTGATGAAATGGTGGAAGAGGATCTTGCTCTGAAAGCCATTGTTAAGAATGCTGAGCTTTTGGTGTTTCCTTGGACGAAACTGCCATTATCACACTGGA GATTTCAGGGCAAATATTATATGTGGGGGGTCTTTAGGGAAAAGCAGGCTCGGGCAGCATCACGCTGTCTGTCTAGTTACAACCCGGTGATGCGTAGAGATCGCGTGGATGAAAATGGCGTGTTGTTGCAGCACATTTTGGAGAGGAAAGCCCCATTACTCCATTAA
- the LOC121805772 gene encoding WAT1-related protein At1g43650-like produces MAKSFDIVKMLGEKKPYLAMILVQLAYAGMALFSKTAMAKGMNPFVFVAYRQAFATLALLPFALFLDRKSGDQLSYSLLWKIFLVSLFGITLSLNLYVYAINYVSATFGSASNNSVPVFTFVVAVGLGIERVSIRELSGILKIVGTVVSFSGAMVFAFVKGPQFSIVNLSEGKAMTMSNHGNYISSKEKWIQGCLLMLLSNVIWASWLVMQAPLVKMYPAKFRLTMLQCLFSCIQSTVWGMALQRDISSWKLTWDFNLLSVTYCGVVVTGLSYWLFLWAVESKGPLFTAAFTPLQLIFTAIFSAFLWNEMLHIGSICGSMLLIVGLYCVLWGKKKQVKMEDDKATMNETNV; encoded by the exons atggCAAAATCATTTGACATAGTGAAAATGTTGGGAGAAAAAAAGCCATATTTGGCCATGATATTAGTGCAATTAGCATATGCAGGAATGGCCCTCTTTTCTAAAACAGCAATGGCTAAAGGAATGAATCCATTCGTCTTTGTGGCATATCGTCAAGCATTTGCTACTCTTGCTTTGCTCCCTTTTGCACTATTTCTTGACAG GAAAAGTGGTGATCAATTGTCATACAGCCTACTATGGAAGATATTTTTAGTTTCCTTATTTGG GATTACTTTGAGCTTGAACCTCTACGTATACGCGATAAACTACGTTTCTGCAACGTTCGGTTCGGCTAGCAACAACAGTGTTCCCGTATTCACCTTTGTCGTCGCAGTTGGCCTCGG GATTGAGAGGGTTTCAATTAGGGAATTGTCAGGGATTTTGAAGATTGTGGGGACTGTGGTGAGTTTTTCAGGGGCAATGGTGTTTGCCTTTGTGAAAGGGCCTCAATTTAGTATTGTGAATCTGTCTGAAGGGAAAGCTATGACTATGAGCAATCATGGAAACTATATTAGCAGCAAAGAGAAATGGATACAAGGTTGTCTACTTATGCTCTTGTCCAATGTTATTTGGGCTTCATGGCTTGTCATGCAG GCCCCTCTAGTGAAGATGTATCCAGCAAAGTTCCGATTGACAATGCTACAATGTTTATTTAGCTGCATACAATCAACAGTTTGGGGCATGGCTCTGCAAAGGGACATTTCTTCGTGGAAATTGACGTGGGATTTCAATCTTTTATCTGTCACATATTGT GGTGTAGTAGTAACTGGATTAAGTTACTGGCTGTTTCTTTGGGCTGTGGAGAGCAAAGGTCCTCTTTTTACTGCAGCATTCACTCCTTTGCAACTTATTTTTACTGCCATCTTCTCTGCTTTTTTATGGAATGAGATGCTCCATATTGGAAG TATATGCGGGAGCATGTTGCTTATAGTAGGTTTGTACTGTGTGCTGTGGGGTAagaaaaaacaagtaaaaatgGAAGATGATAAAGCTACAATGAATGAAACTAATGTGTAG
- the LOC121805664 gene encoding uncharacterized protein C57A10.07-like, with translation MKPSYSFGASNSPKSFQAYPRRDFDLESGIPKKSRKPKNNLLRMIKSLGNRIHHCVKLHPLLLVFLIFLSIGVAVLILFSVYDGGVRMMSSYGVVDRNADRDSYPFGSLRNLVMVAGHSVYTSSSCEKVDKEDAWYLEPYQKHPGQAATFVTHIERGVEIAAKDDAALLLFSGGETRKEAGPRSEAQSYWTVAESKQWFGKRDSVRSRALTEEHARDSFENLLFSVCRFRELTGTYPHNITVVGYDFKEERFVHLHRSAIRFPEFRFLYSGTASSQNSREAALKGEALVRSQFQEDPYGCLGALSRKKLGRDPFHRSIPYPNGCPEIKGLFSYCGTAPFPGWLPWA, from the exons ATGAAGCCAAGTTATTCATTTGGAGCTAGCAATAGTCCCAAGTCATTCCAAGCATATCCAAGGAGGGATTTTGACTTGGAATCTGGGATTCCTAAGAAATCACGAAAGCCAAAAAATAATCTCTTGAGAATGATCAAATCACTAGGAAATAGGATACATCATTGTGTTAAACTCCACCCCCTTTTGCTGGTGTTCTTGATTTTCTTGTCAATTGGCGTTGCTGTCCTGATTTTGTTCTCGGTGTATGATGGAGGTGTGAGGATGATGTCTTCTTATGGGGTAGTGGATAGGAATGCAGATAGAGATAGTTACCCTTTTGGTAGCTTGAGGAATCTTGTGATGGTGGCCGGGCATTCGGTTTACACGAGTAGTAGCTGCGAGAAAGTGGATAAGGAGGATGCTTGGTATTTGGAGCCGTATCAGAAGCATCCGGGGCAGGCTGCAACGTTTGTCACGCATATTGAGAGGGGAGTGGAGATTGCAGCCAAGGATGATGCAGCATTGCTCTTGTTTAGTGGGGGTGAGACTCGGAAGGAAGCTGGTCCACGGAGCGAAGCTCAGAGTTATTGGACCGTGGCAGAGTCCAAGCAATGGTTTG GCAAACGAGACAGCGTGCGAAGTAGAGCGCTTACTGAAGAGCATGCTCGAGATAGCTTCGAGAATCTTCTGTTTAGCGTGTGTCGCTTTCGAGAGCTTACGGGCACTTATCCACACAACATTACT GTCGTAGGTTACGACTTCAAGGAGGAGAGGTTCGTCCATTTACACCGTTCAGCGATTAGGTTTCCGGAATTCCGGTTCCTGTATTCAGGCACGGCGTCCTCTCAAAACTCAAGAGAAGCTGCACTAAAAGGCGAAGCACTGGTGAGGTCTCAGTTCCAAGAAGATCCTTATGGTTGTTTAGGCGCGTTGAGTCGCAAAAAGCTCGGGCGCGATCCCTTTCACCGGTCGATCCCGTACCCTAATGGATGCCCGGAAATCAAGGGGTTGTTCAGTTATTGTGGAACTGCACCATTTCCTGGCTGGCTGCCTTGGGCTTAA